One region of Ananas comosus cultivar F153 linkage group 9, ASM154086v1, whole genome shotgun sequence genomic DNA includes:
- the LOC109715183 gene encoding ubiquitin carboxyl-terminal hydrolase 12-like isoform X1 encodes MTMMTPPALEQEDEEMLVPHPDITEGTEPMEVAPTETAITAENQQTDEPSTYRFSWTVENFSRLGIRKHYSEVFIVGGYKWRILVFPKGNNVDNLSLYLDVADSALLPYGWSRYAQFSLSVINQINNKHTVRKEAQHLFNARESDWGFTSFMPLCELYNPNRGYLMNDTCIVEAEVAVRRIIDYTNYDSKKETGYVGLKNQGATCYMNSLLQTLYHIPYFRKAVYHMPTTENDMPSASIPLALQSLFYKLQYSESSVATKELTKSFGWDTYDSFMQHDVQELNRVLCEKLEDKMKGTVVEGTIQHLFEGHQISYIECLNVDFKSTRKESFYDLQLDVKGCRDIYASFDKYVEEEKLEGDNKYHAEQHGLQDAKKGVLFLDFPPVLQLQLKRFEYDFLRDMMVKINDRYEFPLQLDLDRDNGKYLSPEADRRVRNVYTLHSVLVHSGGVHGGHYYAFIRPTLSDQWFKFDDEHVTKESMKTALEEQYGGEEELSPNNPGFNNTPFKFTKYSNAYMLVYIRESDKEKIICNVDEKDIAEHILIRFKKEQEEKEQKKKEKAEAHLYTIIKVARDEDLTAQIGREIFFDLVDYDKVRSFRVQKQLPFSHFKEEVAKEIGVPVQFQRYWLWAKRQNHTYRPNRPLTPQEEAQSVGQLRDVTNRAFNSELKLFLEVELGPEFRPLPLPEKSKDDILLFFKLYDPEKAELRYVGRLFVKASGKPFEITSKLNEMAGFPLEDDIELFEEIKFEPHVMCEHIDKRQNFRASQLEDGDIICFQKSPRPENEDQYQYPSVPSFLQYVRNRQVVRFRSLEKPKEDAFCLELSKLSTYDDVVDKVAHHLGVDDPSKIRLTPHNCYSQQPKPQPIKYRGVDHLSDMLLYYNQTSDILYYEVLDIPLPELQGLKTLKVAFHHATKDEVSIHSMRLPKNSTVGDVLNDLKTKQVELSHPTAELRLLEVFNHKIYKVFPPNEKIETINDHYWTLRVEEIPEEEKNIGQHDRLIHVYHFIKDPQNQMQVQNFGDPFFLVIHESETLSEVKVRIQKKLQIPDEEFSKWKFAYVSLGRPDYLQDSDVVSARFQRSIYGAWEQYLGMEHADTTPKRAYTANQNRHTLEKPVKIYN; translated from the exons ATGACTATGATGACCCCCCCCGCCCTCGAA CAGGAGGATGAGGAGATGTTAGTCCCGCATCCGGATATCACCGAAGGAACCGAGCCAATGGAAG TTGCACCGACGGAGACAGCTATTACAGCAGAAAATCAGCAAACAGATGAGCCTTCAACCTACAGGTTTTCATGGACAGTCGAGAATTTTTCCAGGTTGGGCATTAGAAAGCACTATTCTGAGGTCTTTATTGTCGGGGGCTATAAGTG GCGAATTTTGGTCTTTCCGAAAGGAAATAATGTAGACAATCTTTCCTTGTACTTGGATGTCGCTGATTCAGCTCTCTTGCCCTATGGATGGAGTAGATACGCACAATTTAGCCTTTCTGTAATTAATCAAATCAACAACAAGCATACAGTAAGAAAAG AAGCACAACATCTATTTAATGCACGAGAGAGTGATTGGGGTTTCACCTCGTTTATGCCTTTGTGTGAACTCTATAACCCAAACAGAGGATATCTCATGAATGATACATGTATCGTGGAAGCTGAGGTTGCCGTACGTAGGATTATTGATTATACAAATTATGACTCAAAAAAAGAGACAGGCTATGTTGGTCTGAAGAATCAAGGAGCCACCTGCTACATGAACTCTCTTCTTCAGACTTTGTACCATATTCCGTATTTCAGAAAG GCAGTTTATCATATGCCCACAACAGAAAATGATATGCCTTCTGCGAGCATTCCTTTGGCTCTACAGAGTCTGTTTTATAAGCTTCAGTATAGTGAGAGTAGTGTAGCTACAAAGGAGCTCACTAAATCTTTCGGATGGGATACGTACGACTCTTTTATGCAGCATGATGTGCAAGAATTAAATAGAGTTCTGTGTGAGAAATTGGAAGACAAGATGAAG GGAACTGTTGTGGAAGGCACGATACAACATTTATTTGAAGGGCATCAGATTAGTTATATTGAGTGCTTAAATGTAGATTTTAAATCTACCAGGAAGGAATCCTTCTATG ACCTTCAGCTGGATGTTAAAGGCTGTCGGGATATTTATGCATCATTTGATAAGTACGTTGAAGAGGAGAAGCTAGAAGGTGATAACAAGTATCATGCAGAACAGCATGGTTTGCAG gATGCTAAGAAAGGTGTTCTTTTTCTTGATTTCCCCCCTGTTTTGCAACTTCAGCTAAAACGCTTCGAGTATGATTTCCTGCGGGATATGATGGTGAAG ATAAATGATCGATATGAGTTCCCACTTCAGTTAGACCTTGACAGAGACAATGGAAAGTACCTTTCTCCAGAAGCAGACAGGAGAGTTCGCAATGTTTATACTCTTCATAG TGTTCTTGTACATAGTGGTGGAGTGCACGGTGGACATTATTATGCTTTTATTCGACCTACTCTTTCTGATCAGTG GTTCAAGTTTGACGATGAGCATGTAACAAAAGAAAGTATGAAAACCGCATTGGAGGAACAGTATGGTGGCGAAGAGGAG TTATCTCCGAATAATCCTGGCTTTAATAATACTCCATTCAAGTTTACAAAGTATTCAAATGCATATATGCTCGTTTATATTCGTGAGAGTGACAAGGAGAAAATAATATGCAACGTGGATGAGAAAGATATAGCCGAACATATACTA ATAAGATTCAAGAAAGAACAAGAAGAGAaggaacagaaaaaaaaagagaaagctGAGGCACACCTCTACACCATCATAAAG GTAGCCCGTGATGAGGATTTGACAGCACAGATTggaagagagattttttttgatCTTGTGGACTATGATAAAGTTCGGAGCTTCCGTGTCCAGAAACAGTTGCCTTTTAGCCATTTCAAG GAGGAGGTCGCAAAAGAGATTGGTGTCCCTGTGCAGTTTCAACGCTATTGGCTCTGGGCCAAGCGGCAAAATCATACATACCGTCCCAATCGGCCATTGACACCTCAGGAGGAAGCACAATCT GTTGGACAGCTAAGGGACGTAACAAACAGAGCATTTAATTCCGAACTGAAGCTGTTCCTAGAGGTCGAGCTTGGACCG GAATTTCGTCCTCTTCCTTTACCGGAAAAGTCGAAGGATGATATATTGCTTTTTTTCAAGCTTTATGATCCTGAAAAAGCAGAGCTGAG ATATGTGGGAAGGCTTTTTGTGAAGGCTTCAGGGAAACCGTTtgaaattacatcaaaactaaATGAAATGGCTGGTTTTCCTTTAGAGGATGATATTGAACTCTTTGAG GAAATTAAGTTTGAACCACATGTGATGTGTGAACACATTGACAAGAGGCAGAACTTTCGAGCTAGTCAG CTTGAAGATGGGGACATTATTTGCTTTCAAAAATCTCCAAGACCTGAAAATGAAGATCAATATCAATATCCTAGTGTTCCATCCTTTTTGCAGTATGTGCGGAATCGGCAG GTTGTCCGCTTCCGATCACTGGAGAAGCCTAAGGAGGATGCTTTTTGTTTAGAGCT GTCAAAGCTTTCCACCTATGATGATGTTGTTGACAAAGTTGCTCATCACCTTGGCGTTGACGACccatcaaaaattcggctaacACCTCACAACTGCTATTCTCAGCAGCCTAAACCTCAACCCATCAAGTACAGAGGTGTAGATCATCTTTCAGACATGCTGCTTTATTACAACCAG ACTTCTGATATATTGTACTATGAAGTACTGGATATTCCACTGCCGGAGTTGCAAGGCTTAAAAACATTGAAAGTTGCATTTCATCATGCTACAAAGGATGAG GTGTCCATTCATTCCATGAGACTGCCAAAAAATAGCACTGTTGGCGATGTGCTCAATGACCTGAAAACAAAG CAGGTTGAGTTGTCTCATCCAACTGCTGAGCTACGATTACTCGAGGTCTTCAATCACAAGATCTATAAG GTCTTTCCACCTAATGAAAAGATAGAAACTATTAATGATCACTACTGGACGTTGCGTGTGGAGGAG ATTccagaagaagagaaaaatatcgGTCAACATGATCGCTTGATTCATGTGTATCATTTCATAAAAGACCCGCAGAACCAGATG CAGGTTCAAAACTTTGGGGATCCTTTCTTCTTAGTTATTCATGAAAGTGAAACCTTGTCTGAGGTCAAAGTACGCATCCAGAAGAAACTGCAGATTCCAGATGAGGAGTTCTCCAAG TGGAAATTTGCGTATGTTTCACTTGGTCGCCCTGACTACCTTCAAGATTCAGACGTTGTGTCAGCTCGATTTCAG AGGAGTATTTATGGAGCGTGGGAACAGTATCTCGGAATGGAGCATGCAGACACCACTCCAAAAAGGGCTTACACTGCTAATCAG AACCGCCATACACTTGAGAAGCCTGTGAAAATATACAACTAG
- the LOC109715183 gene encoding ubiquitin carboxyl-terminal hydrolase 12-like isoform X2: MTMMTPPALEQEDEEMLVPHPDITEGTEPMEVAPTETAITAENQQTDEPSTYRFSWTVENFSRLGIRKHYSEVFIVGGYKWRILVFPKGNNVDNLSLYLDVADSALLPYGWSRYAQFSLSVINQINNKHTVRKEAQHLFNARESDWGFTSFMPLCELYNPNRGYLMNDTCIVEAEVAVRRIIDYTNYDSKKETGYVGLKNQGATCYMNSLLQTLYHIPYFRKAVYHMPTTENDMPSASIPLALQSLFYKLQYSESSVATKELTKSFGWDTYDSFMQHDVQELNRVLCEKLEDKMKGTVVEGTIQHLFEGHQISYIECLNVDFKSTRKESFYDLQLDVKGCRDIYASFDKYVEEEKLEGDNKYHAEQHGLQDAKKGVLFLDFPPVLQLQLKRFEYDFLRDMMVKINDRYEFPLQLDLDRDNGKYLSPEADRRVRNVYTLHSVLVHSGGVHGGHYYAFIRPTLSDQWFKFDDEHVTKESMKTALEEQYGGEEELSPNNPGFNNTPFKFTKYSNAYMLVYIRESDKEKIICNVDEKDIAEHILIRFKKEQEEKEQKKKEKAEAHLYTIIKVARDEDLTAQIGREIFFDLVDYDKVRSFRVQKQLPFSHFKEEVAKEIGVPVQFQRYWLWAKRQNHTYRPNRPLTPQEEAQSVGQLRDVTNRAFNSELKLFLEVELGPEFRPLPLPEKSKDDILLFFKLYDPEKAELRYVGRLFVKASGKPFEITSKLNEMAGFPLEDDIELFEEIKFEPHVMCEHIDKRQNFRASQLEDGDIICFQKSPRPENEDQYQYPSVPSFLQYVRNRQVVRFRSLEKPKEDAFCLELSKLSTYDDVVDKVAHHLGVDDPSKIRLTPHNCYSQQPKPQPIKYRGVDHLSDMLLYYNQTSDILYYEVLDIPLPELQGLKTLKVAFHHATKDEVSIHSMRLPKNSTVGDVLNDLKTKQVELSHPTAELRLLEVFNHKIYKVFPPNEKIETINDHYWTLRVEEIPEEEKNIGQHDRLIHVYHFIKDPQNQMVQNFGDPFFLVIHESETLSEVKVRIQKKLQIPDEEFSKWKFAYVSLGRPDYLQDSDVVSARFQRSIYGAWEQYLGMEHADTTPKRAYTANQNRHTLEKPVKIYN, translated from the exons ATGACTATGATGACCCCCCCCGCCCTCGAA CAGGAGGATGAGGAGATGTTAGTCCCGCATCCGGATATCACCGAAGGAACCGAGCCAATGGAAG TTGCACCGACGGAGACAGCTATTACAGCAGAAAATCAGCAAACAGATGAGCCTTCAACCTACAGGTTTTCATGGACAGTCGAGAATTTTTCCAGGTTGGGCATTAGAAAGCACTATTCTGAGGTCTTTATTGTCGGGGGCTATAAGTG GCGAATTTTGGTCTTTCCGAAAGGAAATAATGTAGACAATCTTTCCTTGTACTTGGATGTCGCTGATTCAGCTCTCTTGCCCTATGGATGGAGTAGATACGCACAATTTAGCCTTTCTGTAATTAATCAAATCAACAACAAGCATACAGTAAGAAAAG AAGCACAACATCTATTTAATGCACGAGAGAGTGATTGGGGTTTCACCTCGTTTATGCCTTTGTGTGAACTCTATAACCCAAACAGAGGATATCTCATGAATGATACATGTATCGTGGAAGCTGAGGTTGCCGTACGTAGGATTATTGATTATACAAATTATGACTCAAAAAAAGAGACAGGCTATGTTGGTCTGAAGAATCAAGGAGCCACCTGCTACATGAACTCTCTTCTTCAGACTTTGTACCATATTCCGTATTTCAGAAAG GCAGTTTATCATATGCCCACAACAGAAAATGATATGCCTTCTGCGAGCATTCCTTTGGCTCTACAGAGTCTGTTTTATAAGCTTCAGTATAGTGAGAGTAGTGTAGCTACAAAGGAGCTCACTAAATCTTTCGGATGGGATACGTACGACTCTTTTATGCAGCATGATGTGCAAGAATTAAATAGAGTTCTGTGTGAGAAATTGGAAGACAAGATGAAG GGAACTGTTGTGGAAGGCACGATACAACATTTATTTGAAGGGCATCAGATTAGTTATATTGAGTGCTTAAATGTAGATTTTAAATCTACCAGGAAGGAATCCTTCTATG ACCTTCAGCTGGATGTTAAAGGCTGTCGGGATATTTATGCATCATTTGATAAGTACGTTGAAGAGGAGAAGCTAGAAGGTGATAACAAGTATCATGCAGAACAGCATGGTTTGCAG gATGCTAAGAAAGGTGTTCTTTTTCTTGATTTCCCCCCTGTTTTGCAACTTCAGCTAAAACGCTTCGAGTATGATTTCCTGCGGGATATGATGGTGAAG ATAAATGATCGATATGAGTTCCCACTTCAGTTAGACCTTGACAGAGACAATGGAAAGTACCTTTCTCCAGAAGCAGACAGGAGAGTTCGCAATGTTTATACTCTTCATAG TGTTCTTGTACATAGTGGTGGAGTGCACGGTGGACATTATTATGCTTTTATTCGACCTACTCTTTCTGATCAGTG GTTCAAGTTTGACGATGAGCATGTAACAAAAGAAAGTATGAAAACCGCATTGGAGGAACAGTATGGTGGCGAAGAGGAG TTATCTCCGAATAATCCTGGCTTTAATAATACTCCATTCAAGTTTACAAAGTATTCAAATGCATATATGCTCGTTTATATTCGTGAGAGTGACAAGGAGAAAATAATATGCAACGTGGATGAGAAAGATATAGCCGAACATATACTA ATAAGATTCAAGAAAGAACAAGAAGAGAaggaacagaaaaaaaaagagaaagctGAGGCACACCTCTACACCATCATAAAG GTAGCCCGTGATGAGGATTTGACAGCACAGATTggaagagagattttttttgatCTTGTGGACTATGATAAAGTTCGGAGCTTCCGTGTCCAGAAACAGTTGCCTTTTAGCCATTTCAAG GAGGAGGTCGCAAAAGAGATTGGTGTCCCTGTGCAGTTTCAACGCTATTGGCTCTGGGCCAAGCGGCAAAATCATACATACCGTCCCAATCGGCCATTGACACCTCAGGAGGAAGCACAATCT GTTGGACAGCTAAGGGACGTAACAAACAGAGCATTTAATTCCGAACTGAAGCTGTTCCTAGAGGTCGAGCTTGGACCG GAATTTCGTCCTCTTCCTTTACCGGAAAAGTCGAAGGATGATATATTGCTTTTTTTCAAGCTTTATGATCCTGAAAAAGCAGAGCTGAG ATATGTGGGAAGGCTTTTTGTGAAGGCTTCAGGGAAACCGTTtgaaattacatcaaaactaaATGAAATGGCTGGTTTTCCTTTAGAGGATGATATTGAACTCTTTGAG GAAATTAAGTTTGAACCACATGTGATGTGTGAACACATTGACAAGAGGCAGAACTTTCGAGCTAGTCAG CTTGAAGATGGGGACATTATTTGCTTTCAAAAATCTCCAAGACCTGAAAATGAAGATCAATATCAATATCCTAGTGTTCCATCCTTTTTGCAGTATGTGCGGAATCGGCAG GTTGTCCGCTTCCGATCACTGGAGAAGCCTAAGGAGGATGCTTTTTGTTTAGAGCT GTCAAAGCTTTCCACCTATGATGATGTTGTTGACAAAGTTGCTCATCACCTTGGCGTTGACGACccatcaaaaattcggctaacACCTCACAACTGCTATTCTCAGCAGCCTAAACCTCAACCCATCAAGTACAGAGGTGTAGATCATCTTTCAGACATGCTGCTTTATTACAACCAG ACTTCTGATATATTGTACTATGAAGTACTGGATATTCCACTGCCGGAGTTGCAAGGCTTAAAAACATTGAAAGTTGCATTTCATCATGCTACAAAGGATGAG GTGTCCATTCATTCCATGAGACTGCCAAAAAATAGCACTGTTGGCGATGTGCTCAATGACCTGAAAACAAAG CAGGTTGAGTTGTCTCATCCAACTGCTGAGCTACGATTACTCGAGGTCTTCAATCACAAGATCTATAAG GTCTTTCCACCTAATGAAAAGATAGAAACTATTAATGATCACTACTGGACGTTGCGTGTGGAGGAG ATTccagaagaagagaaaaatatcgGTCAACATGATCGCTTGATTCATGTGTATCATTTCATAAAAGACCCGCAGAACCAGATG GTTCAAAACTTTGGGGATCCTTTCTTCTTAGTTATTCATGAAAGTGAAACCTTGTCTGAGGTCAAAGTACGCATCCAGAAGAAACTGCAGATTCCAGATGAGGAGTTCTCCAAG TGGAAATTTGCGTATGTTTCACTTGGTCGCCCTGACTACCTTCAAGATTCAGACGTTGTGTCAGCTCGATTTCAG AGGAGTATTTATGGAGCGTGGGAACAGTATCTCGGAATGGAGCATGCAGACACCACTCCAAAAAGGGCTTACACTGCTAATCAG AACCGCCATACACTTGAGAAGCCTGTGAAAATATACAACTAG
- the LOC109715183 gene encoding ubiquitin carboxyl-terminal hydrolase 12-like isoform X4 has translation MTMMTPPALEQEDEEMLVPHPDITEGTEPMEVAPTETAITAENQQTDEPSTYRFSWTVENFSRLGIRKHYSEVFIVGGYKWRILVFPKGNNVDNLSLYLDVADSALLPYGWSRYAQFSLSVINQINNKHTVRKEAQHLFNARESDWGFTSFMPLCELYNPNRGYLMNDTCIVEAEVAVRRIIDYTNYDSKKETGYVGLKNQGATCYMNSLLQTLYHIPYFRKAVYHMPTTENDMPSASIPLALQSLFYKLQYSESSVATKELTKSFGWDTYDSFMQHDVQELNRVLCEKLEDKMKGTVVEGTIQHLFEGHQISYIECLNVDFKSTRKESFYDLQLDVKGCRDIYASFDKYVEEEKLEGDNKYHAEQHGLQDAKKGVLFLDFPPVLQLQLKRFEYDFLRDMMVKINDRYEFPLQLDLDRDNGKYLSPEADRRVRNVYTLHSVLVHSGGVHGGHYYAFIRPTLSDQWFKFDDEHVTKESMKTALEEQYGGEEELSPNNPGFNNTPFKFTKYSNAYMLVYIRESDKEKIICNVDEKDIAEHILIRFKKEQEEKEQKKKEKAEAHLYTIIKVARDEDLTAQIGREIFFDLVDYDKVRSFRVQKQLPFSHFKEEVAKEIGVPVQFQRYWLWAKRQNHTYRPNRPLTPQEEAQSVGQLRDVTNRAFNSELKLFLEVELGPEFRPLPLPEKSKDDILLFFKLYDPEKAELRYVGRLFVKASGKPFEITSKLNEMAGFPLEDDIELFEEIKFEPHVMCEHIDKRQNFRASQLEDGDIICFQKSPRPENEDQYQYPSVPSFLQYVRNRQVVRFRSLEKPKEDAFCLELSKLSTYDDVVDKVAHHLGVDDPSKIRLTPHNCYSQQPKPQPIKYRGVDHLSDMLLYYNQTSDILYYEVLDIPLPELQGLKTLKVAFHHATKDEVSIHSMRLPKNSTVGDVLNDLKTKVELSHPTAELRLLEVFNHKIYKVFPPNEKIETINDHYWTLRVEEIPEEEKNIGQHDRLIHVYHFIKDPQNQMVQNFGDPFFLVIHESETLSEVKVRIQKKLQIPDEEFSKWKFAYVSLGRPDYLQDSDVVSARFQRSIYGAWEQYLGMEHADTTPKRAYTANQNRHTLEKPVKIYN, from the exons ATGACTATGATGACCCCCCCCGCCCTCGAA CAGGAGGATGAGGAGATGTTAGTCCCGCATCCGGATATCACCGAAGGAACCGAGCCAATGGAAG TTGCACCGACGGAGACAGCTATTACAGCAGAAAATCAGCAAACAGATGAGCCTTCAACCTACAGGTTTTCATGGACAGTCGAGAATTTTTCCAGGTTGGGCATTAGAAAGCACTATTCTGAGGTCTTTATTGTCGGGGGCTATAAGTG GCGAATTTTGGTCTTTCCGAAAGGAAATAATGTAGACAATCTTTCCTTGTACTTGGATGTCGCTGATTCAGCTCTCTTGCCCTATGGATGGAGTAGATACGCACAATTTAGCCTTTCTGTAATTAATCAAATCAACAACAAGCATACAGTAAGAAAAG AAGCACAACATCTATTTAATGCACGAGAGAGTGATTGGGGTTTCACCTCGTTTATGCCTTTGTGTGAACTCTATAACCCAAACAGAGGATATCTCATGAATGATACATGTATCGTGGAAGCTGAGGTTGCCGTACGTAGGATTATTGATTATACAAATTATGACTCAAAAAAAGAGACAGGCTATGTTGGTCTGAAGAATCAAGGAGCCACCTGCTACATGAACTCTCTTCTTCAGACTTTGTACCATATTCCGTATTTCAGAAAG GCAGTTTATCATATGCCCACAACAGAAAATGATATGCCTTCTGCGAGCATTCCTTTGGCTCTACAGAGTCTGTTTTATAAGCTTCAGTATAGTGAGAGTAGTGTAGCTACAAAGGAGCTCACTAAATCTTTCGGATGGGATACGTACGACTCTTTTATGCAGCATGATGTGCAAGAATTAAATAGAGTTCTGTGTGAGAAATTGGAAGACAAGATGAAG GGAACTGTTGTGGAAGGCACGATACAACATTTATTTGAAGGGCATCAGATTAGTTATATTGAGTGCTTAAATGTAGATTTTAAATCTACCAGGAAGGAATCCTTCTATG ACCTTCAGCTGGATGTTAAAGGCTGTCGGGATATTTATGCATCATTTGATAAGTACGTTGAAGAGGAGAAGCTAGAAGGTGATAACAAGTATCATGCAGAACAGCATGGTTTGCAG gATGCTAAGAAAGGTGTTCTTTTTCTTGATTTCCCCCCTGTTTTGCAACTTCAGCTAAAACGCTTCGAGTATGATTTCCTGCGGGATATGATGGTGAAG ATAAATGATCGATATGAGTTCCCACTTCAGTTAGACCTTGACAGAGACAATGGAAAGTACCTTTCTCCAGAAGCAGACAGGAGAGTTCGCAATGTTTATACTCTTCATAG TGTTCTTGTACATAGTGGTGGAGTGCACGGTGGACATTATTATGCTTTTATTCGACCTACTCTTTCTGATCAGTG GTTCAAGTTTGACGATGAGCATGTAACAAAAGAAAGTATGAAAACCGCATTGGAGGAACAGTATGGTGGCGAAGAGGAG TTATCTCCGAATAATCCTGGCTTTAATAATACTCCATTCAAGTTTACAAAGTATTCAAATGCATATATGCTCGTTTATATTCGTGAGAGTGACAAGGAGAAAATAATATGCAACGTGGATGAGAAAGATATAGCCGAACATATACTA ATAAGATTCAAGAAAGAACAAGAAGAGAaggaacagaaaaaaaaagagaaagctGAGGCACACCTCTACACCATCATAAAG GTAGCCCGTGATGAGGATTTGACAGCACAGATTggaagagagattttttttgatCTTGTGGACTATGATAAAGTTCGGAGCTTCCGTGTCCAGAAACAGTTGCCTTTTAGCCATTTCAAG GAGGAGGTCGCAAAAGAGATTGGTGTCCCTGTGCAGTTTCAACGCTATTGGCTCTGGGCCAAGCGGCAAAATCATACATACCGTCCCAATCGGCCATTGACACCTCAGGAGGAAGCACAATCT GTTGGACAGCTAAGGGACGTAACAAACAGAGCATTTAATTCCGAACTGAAGCTGTTCCTAGAGGTCGAGCTTGGACCG GAATTTCGTCCTCTTCCTTTACCGGAAAAGTCGAAGGATGATATATTGCTTTTTTTCAAGCTTTATGATCCTGAAAAAGCAGAGCTGAG ATATGTGGGAAGGCTTTTTGTGAAGGCTTCAGGGAAACCGTTtgaaattacatcaaaactaaATGAAATGGCTGGTTTTCCTTTAGAGGATGATATTGAACTCTTTGAG GAAATTAAGTTTGAACCACATGTGATGTGTGAACACATTGACAAGAGGCAGAACTTTCGAGCTAGTCAG CTTGAAGATGGGGACATTATTTGCTTTCAAAAATCTCCAAGACCTGAAAATGAAGATCAATATCAATATCCTAGTGTTCCATCCTTTTTGCAGTATGTGCGGAATCGGCAG GTTGTCCGCTTCCGATCACTGGAGAAGCCTAAGGAGGATGCTTTTTGTTTAGAGCT GTCAAAGCTTTCCACCTATGATGATGTTGTTGACAAAGTTGCTCATCACCTTGGCGTTGACGACccatcaaaaattcggctaacACCTCACAACTGCTATTCTCAGCAGCCTAAACCTCAACCCATCAAGTACAGAGGTGTAGATCATCTTTCAGACATGCTGCTTTATTACAACCAG ACTTCTGATATATTGTACTATGAAGTACTGGATATTCCACTGCCGGAGTTGCAAGGCTTAAAAACATTGAAAGTTGCATTTCATCATGCTACAAAGGATGAG GTGTCCATTCATTCCATGAGACTGCCAAAAAATAGCACTGTTGGCGATGTGCTCAATGACCTGAAAACAAAG GTTGAGTTGTCTCATCCAACTGCTGAGCTACGATTACTCGAGGTCTTCAATCACAAGATCTATAAG GTCTTTCCACCTAATGAAAAGATAGAAACTATTAATGATCACTACTGGACGTTGCGTGTGGAGGAG ATTccagaagaagagaaaaatatcgGTCAACATGATCGCTTGATTCATGTGTATCATTTCATAAAAGACCCGCAGAACCAGATG GTTCAAAACTTTGGGGATCCTTTCTTCTTAGTTATTCATGAAAGTGAAACCTTGTCTGAGGTCAAAGTACGCATCCAGAAGAAACTGCAGATTCCAGATGAGGAGTTCTCCAAG TGGAAATTTGCGTATGTTTCACTTGGTCGCCCTGACTACCTTCAAGATTCAGACGTTGTGTCAGCTCGATTTCAG AGGAGTATTTATGGAGCGTGGGAACAGTATCTCGGAATGGAGCATGCAGACACCACTCCAAAAAGGGCTTACACTGCTAATCAG AACCGCCATACACTTGAGAAGCCTGTGAAAATATACAACTAG